From Onychostoma macrolepis isolate SWU-2019 chromosome 05, ASM1243209v1, whole genome shotgun sequence, one genomic window encodes:
- the si:ch211-137i24.12 gene encoding immunoglobulin superfamily member: MAFLGLLPSRNLLSHLFHSALTGGLLFLCLLVNMTIIANPTPTPQTTLIMSTAEPLFSLPADGPPGSQGASYLQQPPKAKAVEGEDVVFPCFLKSDVDEVLALEKVRWYVQSLEGRKNILQGNETVEDEFAGRVILSGELSEGDLSMTLRHISVEDQGLYLCVFISTRSTVLQGGGTKLSIRKGLGVIEESVGTVIGIVVAAVGVAVGLVAVILTQFKDKLNCLQK; encoded by the exons ATGGCTTTCCTCGGTCTCTTGCCTTCTAGAAACTTACTTAGTCACCTTTTCCACTCTGCCCTCACAG GTGGGCTTCTTTTTCTTTGTCTACTTGTAAATATGACCATTATCGCCAATCCCACTCCAACTCCCCAGACCACCCTCATCATGTCCACAGCAGAACCTTTATTTTCTCTGCCTGCTGATGGTCCTCCCGGCTCACAGGGGGCGTCATATTTACAACAGCCTCCAAAGGCAAAAGCTGTGGAAGGGGAGGATGTGGTGTTTCCATGTTTTTTAAAGAGTGATGTGGATGAAGTACTGGCTTTGGAGAAGGTGAGGTGGTATGTGCAGAGTTTGGAGGGAAGGAAGAATATTCTACAAGGCAACGAGACAGTGGAGGATGAGTTTGCGGGCCGTGTGATTTTGTCTGGTGAACTGTCTGAGGGAGATCTATCCATGACACTAAGGCATATTTCGGTGGAGGATCAAGGCCTGTATTTGTGTGTCTTCATATCAACACGCTCAACTGTTCTTCAGGGAGGCGGGACCAAACTCAGCATCCGCAAAGGGCTGG GTGTGATTGAAGAGTCTGTGGGCACTGTAATTGGCATCGTTGTGGCAGCTGTTGGCGTGGCAGTGGGGCTGGTTGCTGTGATACTGACTCAGTTCAAGGACAAACTGAACTGCCTGCAGAAATGA